In the Gossypium raimondii isolate GPD5lz chromosome 9, ASM2569854v1, whole genome shotgun sequence genome, one interval contains:
- the LOC105797421 gene encoding probable leucine-rich repeat receptor-like protein kinase At1g35710, with translation MRSCEITRVTNNDLESLVAEEKELMEIGWWRNYSNIGIHHCKWPGVRCSSAGSVIKIDLSGHGLNGSITHQIGALSKLKCLNLSSNNLKGLLTNLIHLIMNSNPLRSIIPSQIWNLKTLLTLLLRNWQLYGFIPPNIGNLKNLVNFHLSNNMLVGLIPSSINNLTNLASLVLYGNQLHVFIQQEIGRLTILITLDLSSNMLVSLIPSSTNNLTNLASLVLYGN, from the exons ATGAGGAGCTGTGAGATTACTAGAGTAACAAATAATGATTTAGAATCTCTTGTAGCTGAGGAAAAAGAATTGATGGAAATTGGGTGGTGGAGAAACTATAGCAACATAGGTATTCACCATTGTAAATGGCCTGGTGTTAGATGTAGTTCTGCTGGAAGTGTCATCAAGATTGATCTTAGTGGCCATGGTCTAAATGGGAGTATAACACATCAAATAGGTGCACTTTCCAAACTCAAGTGCCTCAACCTGTCCTCAAATAATCTTAAAG GTCTTTTGACCAATCTCATTCACTTGATTATGAACTCTAATCCATTACGGAGCATCATCCCTTCCCAAATATGGAACCTGAAAACCCTACTGACTCTCCTTCTCAGAAACTGGCAACTCTATGGTTTCATTCCACCAAATATTGGAAACCTGAAGAATTTGGTTAATTTCCATCTCTCAAACAACATGCTTGTTGGTCTAATCCCATCTTCTATCAACAACTTAACCAATCTCGCATCATTGGTTCTTTATGGAAACCAACTTCATGTATTCATTCAACAAGAAATTGGGAGACTGACAATTTTGATTACATTGGATCTATCTTCTAATATGCTTGTTAGTCTAATCCCATCTTCTACCAACAACTTAACTAATCTTGCATCATTGGTTCTTTATGGAAACTAA